Genomic window (Oryza sativa Japonica Group chromosome 3, ASM3414082v1):
TGATCTTTCATGGGCAAGTACAGTACAATCCAGTAACAATCTGAATCCTGAAACAGATCAAAAGAAACCAGCTCATGCATGCATAATGGTGTCGTTGTCAGGCGGCATATTAATCCACTAGTCAGGTTCGTACAATTTTACACGCTGCCGAATCAACGCGAGGGCTTCCCCCTCGTTCCTCTTATCATTTGCGCTGTGACCCCATCATTTTGGCATCACCTTTTCTCGCGCCTGTGGTGGATGGAGGGATGGATGGCTTTTCCCCTTTACCAGTTTGTCGCCTTAGGTATGCAAGATGCTCCTCTCTAACCATTTATGTATCTTGTCTTTTAGATAATATTTATCCCTTTGTTTGATGATTTTCACGCCGATATATACATCTTTTCTCTCCGAGTTGTTAATTTTGTGTGCTGTCTGCTTgctgacatatatatacatgtaacgTACTCCAGAATTTAACTGTAGATGCGCGCATATTTCTTTTACCCTCCTGGCTaatacagtatatatatacgtgtgcAAAATTTGATGGGAAATAGAACTGCTCCCGCTACTGTTTGTGACAATTAATTGAGGGAATAGTCTAGCCCGATGGGGTAGTTTTATGTGCCAACTTAGGCTAATTAATGCTATTAATGGAAGTCGTTTTCACTTAACTGAATGCCATTTAACGAAACAGTTTTACACAAGGTGATCAGACAAACCAAAATTTTAAGGAAGCTAATTTAATTTAGCTGCAGAGTTGCTACTAGGTAGCTACTGCCACAGTCACAACATCAGCAGTCACACGCACGTGTGGATGAGATGAGAGCTGTGTGAGCGTATAAGCGTGAGGGTGCCCGAGCGAGTGGGCACTTAAACTCGCACGCACGCAGCGTCTGCCCCGTTTAATTCATCTTCCCCACCTAATTAAGCCATCAGCAATGGCAACAGTGCCAAGCTAACAAAATGGCAACCCGACATAAGGCATTCAAGACAAATTGGCCCCATGTGGTCTTGTATGCAACCCCAGTGCCAATGCTTGTATTGTATAATTGTATATCAATTAATCAGTCAGTTTGAGAACATAATTAATCTGCTACTTTAATTTTGCAGCTCCATAGAATATGTTCAAATGGTGTTAACTTTACATATTTCTGTAGAATTAATTCCCAGCTGTTCAGTTTTTCTATTCCAACAATTAATTAAGCTACCGGCCTATGGTGTGTGCAACTGTGCATAAGTAGTGCTTCTACAGAACAAGATGTTGGTACGAGTAGGTAGATGGAgtggggtaaaaaaaaaacagtgactAGCTCGTGCAGAGTGGAGTTTCTACACGTGCTGatgcctgcaaaaaaaaaaaagaagatgtaTACTCCGTACGTACTACATATACCTCGCTCGCATGAAAGTTAGTACAGCAAACTTAGATCCGTAGTAGATGTTTGCAGCAAGCTCCCTTTTTCTTCCGTATAAGAAATGAAAATTAATCTTTCTAAGTATATATATCTGTCTGTGACACGCTACTTTAGTACTGACCTCACCTCGCTATACGCTGAATGCCCTGCAACCGTTTATGcggctggatccgccactgatgTCCAAACTAATTTTGTAGGGTTGCTACTCCTGGCTCTAAACTCCAAGCTTCCGCCTCTCTATCCGCACCATTTCCTCCTGCGGCtacgtacatacatatatattgcacGTCATCGCTCCAGTCAGGTGACTCGCATGCATGAAATTTCTTACTCGGTATTTTTTGGATTTTAGTTTGTAAGTTCTGGTTGGTTTGGTGTGAAATTTTCTATAGATTAGTcttgcaaaaaggaaaaaaaacactgtAAAATTTAGTGTTCTAAATGACCTGTCTCGAACACCGGGATTTCATGGGTATTTCTAAATCAACTAGTAATACATGGCACGGTTCAACTCACGTACGTCGTCGGACAATTCCTGCTGGCTAGTGGCTACCAAAGGAAGCACTTAAGTGAGTGCTAAAAGTTTTGCTTAATTAGATCGTGGGCGTACGCACAATTAATAGAAGATAAGAGGTATATATATCGTGATATATATTATCGTGTTTAAACTTGAGCTAAGAAGAGTTATCAATCTAGGTAGTACACAGATTTAACATGGAAGAAATACCTCTAAATACCCTTCGAAGACTGTAAAAACTGATATTTGAAAGAATCTGGAAACTGCAACCCTATATGTGTTTAAGATTGGAGAAATTATGTACAGTATTACCGATTTAATTTGTTGCCATGAAAACATTTACATTTGCTATGTTAATTAGATCCACTAGCTACTAGATCTAAGCGGAACTTAGCATGTTCCCTGTATGCATGTTCCATGTTTAATTATTTTCATGTGGTTTCTGTACTGGATTGAGAGAGGTTGCACAACAGGTAGCTAGCACAACGTAACTCAGCATACTGGAGTAGATCTAAACTAAAACAGTTCAGAATAATAAACAAAACTTTGGATCCTAGAGAATAACCAGAACTTGACATATTTTACTGCAAGTACCGGGCATCTCGATCTGACGCCTACAATACTACATACATAGATATATGGCCATGCCGTGTATCAGGTAATAATGGATCGAGCAGCTGCTACACACTAAGGATGTAATATGCCCGCATATATATTAACCTCAATGATTTTACAATTACCAAGTGTACAATTCACCAACAGTATGACAAAGAAAACTTGCATAACACATAACAGACAGTAAaatttctaaaaagaaaaaaaaaagaacatccgAAAGTATacccaaaaaaaagaagcatgATCATGCATGCCTTTCTCTCGGTTGCCGTAGCTTGTAGTACTTGAGCACTGGACTGTTAATACAGCACTAAAGAGAAAAACAGACATGTACCTACGTACGCAAAACCCTTCACATGTACAAAGATATCTCACCTCCTTTTTATCTTCTCTCTAGCTAGATCTCTCCCTCCAGGAGGTCCCCCAATACCATTTATGTTTGTATGGACATGGTGAGTGTGTGACATGTACAAGGTGTATACGACGATAAATAATGTTATGTGCAGGAAAGGAGAAGAAATATACGGAAAAGATCAGGTTGTTGGAACTTGGAATCTAGGCAAGGAACAGTAAATTTTGGCCTTCAGGTTTTAACGAGCTTATGCTAACTAGGGATCGATATAGTGTAGTTGTAGGAGTTAAAGAATGCAAGTggatggctagctagctaggtccaTATGGTACAGGAGATAGtagatcgagatcgagatcgCCACCACCTGAGCATATTTCTCTTGGTGTATATATGTCgtcgtgtcgtcgtcgtcgtcgtcactggACGCAGGCCAAGAATGACGTCCCACTTGTTGCCGCAGGCGGCGGAGGGCCCGCCGGTGTCGTcggagcgccaccgccgccgccgccgctcgcgtttggccggccgacgacgacgttcTGGTTCTGCAGCTGCGGCCGTTGGAAATGGGACGACGTCTCGTACTGCACCTGCATCTTGCCACCGCCGATGTCGTCGTCGTTTTCGTCGTCGTCaaattcgtcgtcgtcgtcgtcgtcgtccatgctGTCGCTGTCCATGTCGTCGGCCATTCTGTCGTTGCCGTAGTTGTGGTTCATGGCCAACGGCTGTGGCTGCCTCTGCCCCGCCGTCTCCTTCGCGACGGGCACCTGCTTCGATCCCTAAATTTACAGATTTGATACGTGACATCGATCGATCAGAACGAATCGTACAGGCAACGATGCGTACATGCATGTGCCTGTGCACGCACAAGTACACTGCACGAGTTAAATGCAATGCGTTTTTAACTAATTACCTTGTtatccgtcgtcgccgccacgccGTTGCCGTTGCCGTTGCCGCCGGCGACCGAAACGACGGGCAgcccgccggccgtcgccgtgcCATTGTTGCTAGCCTTCGTTTGCATGCCCCCggagctgctgccgccgccgccgttgttggcACTCGCCCACCCATTCCCATTGCCGTTGCTGCCGCCGTGGTCGACGTGCGGCGGCGTCTGGGAGAGCGGCACCGGGGCAAGCACGGTGGTGGTCGCCGGAGCCGGCGaggctgaggcggcggcggcggcgttggccgCCTTGGTGCGGTAGAGCGCGTCGAGCTGGTGGTAGTAGGGGCATGTCTTGGAGTCCTCGGGGCGCTTCTTGTTGCTCTCCTTCACCTTCTTGAAGTACTTGTTGATGTTCTCCCACTTCTCCTTGCATCTCTTGGAGCTCCGGCTGTACCCCAGCCGCCGCATCCCCGCCGAGATGTCCTCCCAGAGAGGCCCCTTGGGCCCCGAGTCCTGGTACCTCGTCTCCAGCTCTGTGCGCAGCTGGATCAGCGCGTGCACCTCCGCCTTCGGCcacctcgacgacgacgcgccgccgccgccgccggacgccgccgtGTCGTGCTgctcttgcggcggcggcgccgcccggaCGACGGTGTTGGCCTCCTTGCTCTGCGGCTGCGGTGGTTGCAGCTGGGGCTGCGGCGTCATCGGCATTATGTGGTGCGGCTGAACCTGAATCGGTGGTGGTGTTTGCTGATGATGAtgctgcggtggtggtggtggtgcagcggaaGCCACCGGCGTgggctgcagcggcggcggtggcacggcGGCGATGGACTGGCCGGTGACCCTCTGTATGAAGGAGatgacggcggcgtcgcgggaggcggcaatggcgcgctCCTGGGCGAGGGCGTCCTGCTCGCGGGCGAGGCGCGccacctcctgccgccgccacgcctcctCGCGGATCATCCTCTCCTGGTCGCGCCGCTCGATCGCCTCCAGAAGCCTCTGCTGCATCGCCTCCTGCCGCTCCATCACCTGCCGCATCAGCCCCTCGAACATCCTCATcgccttcccgccgccgccgccgccgccgatgcctcCGCCGCCCCTCCGCTTCCGCTTCCCGCCCtcctccgccgtctcctccgtgTCCGACCCCGACGAGAAGCTCACGTCGTCCATCGTCATCACGCACGCCGCCACATCCAtgacaggcggcggcggagcggcgtgCTGCTtgacaggcggcggcggcggcgaggcgtggaCGCGCAACGCCGAGAGACCCGCaggggtggccggcggcgccacGGCCACGGGCGCCGGCGCGAGGGAcaccggcggcgggcgcgcggtggcggcggcggcgccgtggagggCCTCGAGCTCGGTGAAGAAGCGGTAGGTcttgccgtcgccgcggccggcgcggccgtCCTTGGTGCGCTTGTAGTACTTGTCGACGTTCTCGAACTTCTCGCGGCACTTCTTGGCGCTCCTCTTGTACCCCATCTCCGCGAGCTTCCTGCACGCCACGCCATGGCAGCCACAAATTAAACCTCGTCATCAACTCATCATCTCCCCTTCATGTTGCCATCACAACTTGTTCGCAGCAACGAcgacacatgcatgcatctaaGCTAGTAACATTCTACTACTACCTAGCTACATCTACATGCATGTTGCTCTCACTGAAAAGAACAATCTATTTATCTAGCACTTAATTACCCTATATCATATCCATTTGCACAGAATTTTTTTACTGCATGTGGGTGGTAGAGAGCGAAAGATAATTTACccctttggaattgttggactTGGGATTGATGCTGCATGCTTAATTACATCGGATCTGAAGAagcatgtatatatttatataatgctAAAGGGTAATTACTGATACGAACAGCATCATCAGCAGTGTGGCGCTGGATACATGAAGTGACGCAAAGGGCAAAAGGGAACCGAAAAGCGGAGGAGGGAGAGCGATATGTGTGTCATTTTTAATTGGGAAATTCACTGTGCTcgtctcgtcgtcgccgcaATTAAGCTGCTAGTACCTTATTGCCGCGCGCCGAGCAAGCTTAATTCTCCGATATATCATGCAAATCTAACCAAAATTGAGCTCGAATTTTGACCATGCTGGCCATGCTCATGCTCATCAGATGGATTATGAGTAATTAATTCTTGGGATTAAGAAGAAGTTAATTAGGTAGCTAGCTAACCTGGAGACTTCCTCCCAGAGGGGGCCCTTGAGGGCGGCTTCCCGGAAGGCGGCGTCCATCTCCGACCGGATCTTGAGCAGCGCCAGCGTCTCCTGCCGCGGCCACCGGTTGCCCGCCGACGACCCGCCCCggtcgccctcctcgccgcccagcACCCCGTCGTGCTCCAGTGAGCTCCCGTTGagctgctcctccgccgccgccgccgccgcctgctccggcggcggcggccggctgctgatcggcgacggcgccccctcgccgccggctgccgagAATGGCGGCATCCCCGGCTGCTGCATGCCAACAaattaacaaaaagaaaaagacggACTAATCTTTCgctgtcgatcgatcgatcgattgctaGCTTAGACCCGGCGTGACAGTGGTGGAATTGAGGTGTTGAGGTGGGGATGATGATGAGATTGCGATgcgacgagcagcagcagcaacactaGTGCATGCATGAGCTTGAAGGAGATGGAGAGCTCGATCGGTCTCCTCTCTCTTGCTGAGTGGCTAACTAGCTCGTAGTGTGGACTATGAGAGAGACGGAGCCATGGCATCCATATCCATCCACAACGACGACCTAATAAGCTTTACCAGCTACCAGTAGTAGTACTAACTGGAAAGAAGCCAGTGAGGAAAagaggaaagaaaaagagaggagaagctAAGCTTAGCTAACCCTCGAGCTAGCTAagcagaaagagagagaagagaagagtgagatAGTACTAGGCTGGCAGAGATATGGTGGTTGCTGCAACTGCAAGGCCAGGGagaaggcgaggaggaagaagaagaggaggcaaAGCTAGCAAGAGAGAGCagtatactagtagtactagtactggtCACTActgtagcagcagcagcgataGGGCTGTACTAAATATAATACTAGGGcggtggagaagaaagaaagaaagaaaggcactgtgctgtgaagaagaagaagaaggcgaggAAAGAAATGCTTCTGCGGATCGAaggtgaagatgacgatgatgatgtgAGAGATGAAGGAGGTGATAGATAGATGGACAGAACAAACCAGATGCTGCATGCGCTGTCAGGATGGCTACGTACGGCCACCCTCCCCCCTCCTGCCCTGTAATAGTACTCCTTCCAGGGTTAATTTAATCAAGTCACTAAAACTACCTAATTAACTCAATgttttactatactattaactgTATGTCACTTTGTAGCTATACTAGTACTGGTAAGCTAGCTAAGCTCATGTGTGATTTTCAGGTTTGATGGTGCAGAGTGGCCGGGGAATCTGGACCCTACATTTTGGATCCCACGATGCTCTGATTCCTGCACAACAACAGGCCGTCCTTGCTGTACGTTGTTGCCCCTCTTTGTTTTTTCACAAATTCACTGTAAAATCACAAGGGGGAGGCATTGCAATGCAACACATCAAACACAGCACTGTAGCTAGATGATCACAATGAATTAttgatagagagagagagagatcaattaattataagaaagacaaaagaaaacaaaaaagagagagagagagagagagagagatagaggagaATTAAGCGGTAGGAGGGTGGACGAGAGTGGCCAGACAAGGCCACACTGTAACAGCCTGTGTGGTGGGCCCGGCAGGGCaggggtagagagagagagatggtggtggtggcgcgcaACGTGCATCCAGAGAGGGATGTGAGTGAGTATAAACGCGAACGCGGACCCCCTCTCGCTAACCCCACACGCCCCACGTTGCGTACCACACAGGTCACTCCCATTCTAGCTCAGCTAAGCTTGATTAGGTACTAGTGCTAGTTGCTagtaacatgcatgcatgcatccacatGTTTTTGATTCCTGAACTTATTCATTTTTACTGCTAATTAATCAAATGGTATAGTAGTAGAAAAGTTGTGACAAGCATGGCATAGATAATTAAGTACTAGTCCTTCATCAAGAATAAAagaaactctctctctctctctctctatgtgCTTAGAAATAGATAATACTTCCTTCCAAAATAAGTGCATCCAAATTTAAACTACAGGGTTGCATTTatttttgggatgaagggagtattgtACATTGCATCAGGTAAAGTGCATCTTGTTTTGCTCGGTATCAGGTTTTTAGCACACGCTTTCGCTTTATACTAGGGTTTAACAATTTAAGTTTTACTTAACACTAGGATCGATACATCATCAGATATATAGAATTTTCATGACATTTCAtcattttttgataaattttcatCCAACATGGTCtaaattcaaaaatattttatattttttaattatattttgcaagttatatgtctagattcattagcacatatataaatgtgggcaatataATACTGGataatcttataatatgaaacggagtgagtatatGATACAACACCTAATTAATGTAAAGTGAAACTTATTTCAATATACCCTGGTGTAAAGTGAATAAACAAGGTGTGCTTTACCCAGTAcaatatgcaatttactcttaaaaaatatctaaacaaaagaaaaatgaatgcTTT
Coding sequences:
- the LOC4331378 gene encoding trihelix transcription factor GTL1; its protein translation is MQQPGMPPFSAAGGEGAPSPISSRPPPPEQAAAAAAEEQLNGSSLEHDGVLGGEEGDRGGSSAGNRWPRQETLALLKIRSEMDAAFREAALKGPLWEEVSRKLAEMGYKRSAKKCREKFENVDKYYKRTKDGRAGRGDGKTYRFFTELEALHGAAAATARPPPVSLAPAPVAVAPPATPAGLSALRVHASPPPPPVKQHAAPPPPVMDVAACVMTMDDVSFSSGSDTEETAEEGGKRKRRGGGGIGGGGGGGKAMRMFEGLMRQVMERQEAMQQRLLEAIERRDQERMIREEAWRRQEVARLAREQDALAQERAIAASRDAAVISFIQRVTGQSIAAVPPPPLQPTPVASAAPPPPPQHHHQQTPPPIQVQPHHIMPMTPQPQLQPPQPQSKEANTVVRAAPPPQEQHDTAASGGGGGASSSRWPKAEVHALIQLRTELETRYQDSGPKGPLWEDISAGMRRLGYSRSSKRCKEKWENINKYFKKVKESNKKRPEDSKTCPYYHQLDALYRTKAANAAAAASASPAPATTTVLAPVPLSQTPPHVDHGGSNGNGNGWASANNGGGGSSSGGMQTKASNNGTATAGGLPVVSVAGGNGNGNGVAATTDNKGSKQVPVAKETAGQRQPQPLAMNHNYGNDRMADDMDSDSMDDDDDDDEFDDDENDDDIGGGKMQVQYETSSHFQRPQLQNQNVVVGRPNASGGGGGGAPTTPAGPPPPAATSGTSFLACVQ